Proteins encoded by one window of Bacteroidota bacterium:
- a CDS encoding nitroreductase, with translation MNYNTSEIDHLIRNRRSIKPEKYTGERVQDEIIKKMIENASWAPNHGKTEPWKFVVFTNNGLQEFAEFQATTYKNITPPDQFIEAKYQKFLSVPLLCSHIIMIVMTRQESGKIPLNEEICAVACAVQNMLLTATANNIGAYWSTGGMTYKDAMRGFLQLGDNDLCLGMVYVGNFTEEVMPATRISVENKTVWVG, from the coding sequence ATGAACTATAATACAAGCGAGATCGACCATCTCATAAGAAACAGAAGATCCATAAAACCGGAAAAATATACCGGCGAAAGAGTGCAGGATGAAATCATCAAAAAAATGATCGAAAATGCGAGCTGGGCACCAAATCACGGCAAAACCGAACCCTGGAAATTTGTGGTATTCACCAATAATGGGTTACAGGAATTTGCTGAATTTCAGGCAACAACCTACAAAAACATCACCCCTCCCGATCAGTTCATTGAAGCAAAATACCAGAAATTTTTATCTGTTCCGCTATTGTGTTCTCATATAATAATGATAGTGATGACACGTCAGGAAAGTGGTAAAATTCCATTGAACGAAGAAATTTGCGCCGTTGCATGTGCTGTTCAAAATATGTTGCTCACTGCTACTGCAAATAATATAGGTGCCTACTGGAGCACAGGTGGTATGACTTACAAGGACGCCATGCGTGGCTTTTTACAATTGGGAGATAATGATCTCTGCCTTGGAATGGTATATGTAGGAAATTTCACCGAAGAAGTAATGCCGGCAACAAGAATTTCGGTTGAAAATAAAACGGTCTGGGTGGGATGA
- a CDS encoding FAD-dependent oxidoreductase, translating into MHSKKRRIAKTNLLNTLQKAFHLNAQSARQDIPVDEIRETQKISRRKFIETTGKAALLTTIGASAFLQACTSKNKPEIVIVGAGIAGLNAAHTLKKAGYLPKIYEASPRTGGRIYTAVDMLAPGLTTELGGEFIDSTHDDIFALIKQFDLPLIDTFVESEKNLTHACYYFDGQIIKDEDILQLFFPFTDQIQKDIDSLSNVISYKTYNENDLRLDQLSIADYLTGIGISGLLYKLLDVAYTTEYGLDIAEQSAINFLLLMDPGMKEEFYYSGYSDERYKISGGNQLITDNLTRTLQYQLNMGYALEAIHTKNEGDKIVLDFIKAGGATESVTADFAIITVPFTILKNIKIDYPLSPPKIKAINEMGYGKNAKFFLGFEKRIWREQGFTGFAFGDEAIQCGWDNSQLQKSERAGYTIFTGGKESDILLTGTDKEHADRFLQGINQFFPDVKSFYNNTSAKFHWPTYNYSKASYTCFKPGQYTTIEGAQSEPNGNIYFAGEHCSFDFQGFMNGAAMTGRIAAEGILKKLT; encoded by the coding sequence ATGCATTCAAAAAAACGCAGAATTGCGAAAACGAATTTATTAAATACTTTACAAAAAGCCTTTCATCTTAATGCACAAAGTGCACGACAAGATATTCCTGTTGATGAGATCAGGGAGACACAAAAGATATCACGAAGGAAATTTATTGAAACAACAGGGAAAGCAGCCTTATTAACAACAATTGGAGCTTCTGCATTTTTGCAAGCATGTACATCAAAAAATAAACCCGAAATAGTAATTGTAGGAGCAGGTATTGCGGGATTAAATGCAGCACACACATTAAAAAAAGCAGGTTATCTCCCCAAAATTTACGAAGCATCCCCCAGAACCGGAGGAAGAATCTATACTGCAGTTGATATGCTTGCTCCGGGATTGACAACAGAACTAGGAGGAGAGTTTATCGACTCCACGCACGATGATATTTTCGCTTTAATTAAACAATTTGACCTTCCTTTAATTGATACCTTTGTTGAATCAGAAAAAAATTTGACGCATGCCTGTTATTATTTCGACGGACAAATAATTAAAGATGAAGATATCCTTCAATTATTTTTTCCCTTTACCGATCAGATACAAAAGGATATTGATTCTTTGAGTAATGTTATTTCCTATAAAACATATAATGAAAATGATCTCCGTTTGGATCAGCTTTCCATCGCTGATTATCTAACAGGAATTGGTATTTCCGGATTATTATATAAATTATTGGATGTTGCATATACCACAGAATATGGATTAGACATTGCAGAACAATCTGCGATCAACTTTTTATTATTGATGGATCCGGGAATGAAGGAAGAATTCTATTATTCAGGATATAGCGATGAACGATATAAAATTTCCGGAGGCAATCAATTAATTACCGATAATTTAACCCGGACCTTGCAATATCAATTAAATATGGGTTATGCTTTGGAGGCAATTCATACTAAAAATGAAGGAGATAAAATTGTATTGGATTTTATTAAAGCAGGTGGAGCTACTGAAAGTGTAACTGCGGATTTTGCAATTATTACAGTGCCATTTACAATACTAAAAAACATTAAAATAGACTATCCCTTATCTCCCCCAAAAATAAAAGCAATTAATGAAATGGGTTATGGAAAAAATGCAAAATTCTTTTTGGGGTTTGAAAAAAGAATTTGGCGCGAACAAGGTTTTACAGGTTTTGCATTTGGTGATGAAGCAATTCAATGTGGCTGGGATAATAGTCAGCTACAAAAATCGGAAAGAGCAGGTTATACCATTTTTACCGGTGGAAAAGAAAGTGATATTCTGTTAACCGGAACTGATAAAGAACACGCCGATCGTTTTTTACAAGGGATAAATCAATTCTTTCCCGATGTAAAATCATTTTATAATAATACCTCTGCAAAATTTCACTGGCCCACCTACAATTATTCCAAAGCCAGTTATACCTGTTTCAAACCCGGCCAATACACCACCATAGAAGGAGCACAATCGGAACCCAATGGCAATATTTATTTCGCTGGTGAACATTGCAGCTTCGATTTTCAAGGATTTATGAATGGAGCGGCGATGACGGGGAGAATTGCGGCGGAGGGGATTTTGAAAAAGTTAACGTAG
- a CDS encoding DUF3179 domain-containing protein, with protein MQQKFTINLRSILWFVTIPLFLFFNSCKSEKNTTGDEKIESTEKKVYDTWRIDLELVESGCERLDCIRSIDDPKFIDVDAVDFLSDEDLVIGLKIGNEIKCYPHAILNWHEIVNDELDGKKIAINYCPLTGSGMAWNREINGKLTDFGVSGMLFNSNIIPYDRTTRSAWCQMKQLCVNGELMDSTAETFPVIETSWETWKKLYPTSKVLSTETGMSRNYLEYPYDAYRENENIYFEVQYESDTLFQKERLFGIIEGKKAKCYRFNNFKGGVRILNDTIFNKNIIVVGSERDNFMNAFENKENIKYSSINNKLPGVFKDDSGNIYDAFGNCVEGDKKGNQLTVLNGFTAYWFAWYAFYPEVGFE; from the coding sequence ATGCAACAGAAATTTACAATAAATCTCCGGTCCATTTTATGGTTTGTAACAATACCATTGTTTTTATTTTTTAATTCCTGTAAAAGTGAAAAAAATACAACTGGGGATGAAAAGATAGAATCTACAGAAAAAAAAGTGTACGACACCTGGCGCATCGACCTCGAATTAGTGGAATCCGGTTGCGAGCGATTGGATTGTATTCGGTCCATTGATGATCCGAAATTTATTGATGTGGATGCAGTTGATTTTCTTTCGGATGAAGACCTGGTGATAGGATTAAAAATAGGGAATGAGATAAAATGTTATCCTCACGCAATTTTAAATTGGCACGAGATCGTAAATGATGAACTGGATGGAAAAAAGATCGCCATTAATTATTGTCCCCTAACCGGGTCCGGCATGGCATGGAATCGTGAAATAAATGGTAAACTCACCGATTTTGGTGTTTCGGGAATGTTGTTCAACAGCAATATAATTCCCTACGACAGAACAACCCGTTCCGCTTGGTGTCAGATGAAACAATTATGCGTGAATGGTGAATTAATGGATAGTACTGCAGAAACATTTCCTGTGATAGAAACAAGTTGGGAAACCTGGAAAAAATTATATCCTACCAGTAAAGTACTTTCCACCGAAACCGGAATGTCGCGCAATTATTTGGAATATCCTTATGATGCTTATAGGGAAAATGAAAATATTTATTTTGAGGTGCAATACGAAAGTGATACCTTATTTCAGAAAGAAAGGTTATTCGGAATTATAGAAGGTAAAAAAGCAAAATGTTATCGCTTTAATAATTTTAAAGGTGGAGTTAGAATTTTAAATGATACCATATTTAATAAAAATATTATTGTGGTAGGAAGCGAACGCGATAATTTTATGAATGCATTTGAAAATAAAGAAAATATAAAATATTCTTCAATAAATAATAAACTACCCGGCGTATTTAAAGACGACTCCGGAAATATTTACGATGCTTTTGGAAATTGTGTTGAAGGAGATAAAAAAGGAAATCAATTAACTGTATTGAATGGATTTACTGCTTATTGGTTTGCTTGGTATGCGTTTTATCCGGAAGTGGGGTTTGAGTGA
- a CDS encoding TPM domain-containing protein: MIRSTLCLFLIFFTVNLFAQTVHTVESIPNPKTSYGGLVSNPDNVLSASAVSTINQLLLALEDSTTAQVAVAVVNSIGDKVPGDFRTQLFRYWGIGQQENNNGLLILLVMDQRRMEFEVGYGLEGILTDAVCKRIQEEYMVPLAKEGRFDDCVLAGVNEVIKILSDPIYREDVLAESLNEYGYKPWWRENASIVGLFIFGALYLIGAIGGFAGQKKRLKSAPAYVKNNADENYLKTKFLALNIGVPGAFLAWQEIAGSVRIFEAAIFIYGFIMVLLVEKRFRVNKYIFKETANKLPQETYNLLAKSHSKGWLASTILFPLPFIFYSLFNRNRMKELRNTPPLSADGTANLNKLNEIADDGFLEAFQLTEEKLRSVDYDVWKHPITNEIKIFRYENYFSKYSACPKCTAKAYLMTKNETLSSPTYESTGTGQKTYVCSSCSYTTKSTYTIPKRTRSSSSGSGSSGGGGGGSFGGGSSGGGGGGSSW, from the coding sequence ATGATAAGGAGCACACTTTGCCTGTTTCTGATATTTTTTACGGTTAATTTATTTGCGCAAACCGTCCATACTGTTGAATCTATCCCCAACCCTAAAACTTCCTATGGAGGGCTTGTAAGTAATCCGGATAACGTTTTAAGCGCCTCAGCGGTATCCACTATAAATCAATTACTACTTGCTTTGGAGGACTCTACCACTGCACAGGTTGCTGTTGCGGTTGTAAATTCCATCGGTGATAAGGTGCCGGGTGATTTCAGAACTCAATTATTCAGATATTGGGGGATAGGGCAACAGGAAAATAATAATGGTTTACTGATATTATTGGTAATGGATCAGCGCAGAATGGAATTTGAAGTTGGGTATGGTCTAGAAGGAATTTTAACGGATGCTGTCTGCAAACGAATTCAGGAAGAATACATGGTACCTCTTGCTAAAGAAGGCCGATTCGACGATTGTGTGCTTGCAGGTGTTAATGAAGTAATTAAAATTTTATCCGATCCTATTTATCGCGAAGATGTTTTGGCCGAAAGTTTAAATGAATACGGATATAAGCCCTGGTGGAGGGAAAATGCAAGCATAGTAGGATTATTTATATTCGGAGCCTTGTATTTAATTGGTGCAATTGGCGGATTTGCAGGTCAAAAAAAACGACTAAAATCGGCTCCCGCATATGTTAAAAACAATGCGGATGAAAATTATCTTAAAACGAAATTTTTAGCTTTAAATATAGGTGTACCTGGCGCCTTTTTAGCCTGGCAGGAAATTGCCGGTTCTGTGCGAATATTTGAGGCGGCAATATTTATTTATGGATTTATTATGGTGTTACTGGTGGAAAAAAGATTTCGTGTAAATAAATATATTTTTAAAGAAACAGCAAACAAATTACCACAGGAGACCTATAATTTATTAGCTAAATCGCATAGCAAAGGTTGGCTGGCAAGTACGATATTATTTCCTTTACCTTTTATTTTTTATAGTTTGTTCAACAGAAATAGAATGAAAGAACTGCGCAACACTCCTCCATTAAGTGCAGATGGAACGGCTAACCTGAATAAATTAAATGAAATTGCAGATGATGGTTTTTTAGAGGCATTTCAATTAACAGAAGAGAAATTAAGATCAGTTGATTATGATGTTTGGAAACATCCAATTACGAATGAAATAAAAATATTTCGTTACGAAAATTATTTCAGCAAATACAGCGCCTGTCCGAAATGCACTGCCAAGGCATATCTCATGACAAAAAACGAAACCTTATCCTCTCCAACCTACGAATCAACGGGAACTGGACAAAAAACATATGTTTGTTCATCTTGTAGTTACACAACCAAAAGTACTTATACCATTCCAAAACGCACACGTTCAAGTTCATCGGGAAGTGGCAGTTCGGGAGGAGGAGGTGGTGGTAGTTTCGGTGGAGGAAGTTCAGGCGGCGGCGGTGGCGGAAGCAGTTGGTGA